The following are from one region of the Thermofilum sp. genome:
- a CDS encoding spermidine/putrescine ABC transporter substrate-binding protein has translation MKITRRQFIAGLAAAAALGAFGLYQYLAPRKRELRIYNYSAYINPEVIKEFESRFDVRVVYDEYEAAEEAFAKLQLGGGGYDIIVLTDQYVAQAAARGLIRPIDHSLIPNLKYVDSVLVENRFDPGLRYSVPYGWGTTGIGYNGKHVAEGEVEGYEQLFDTRVFLPKHSGKVSMLEEFLEVVNAAKLYLGIPLDDWSEESVQRVIELLREQKPYLAGYYGANLYIPGLARGTLHAAHAWSGDVVQAQLEEPSVGYVLPKEGAFIWIDFMTIPRGAREVELAHAWINFVLDPEIAAKNTSYTYYPSPLRREVIEGLVEESILENPAVYPPSGVKLVHTSPLTEEAIRTVERISTAVRRI, from the coding sequence GTGAAAATTACAAGAAGGCAGTTTATCGCTGGTTTAGCAGCAGCTGCCGCACTGGGTGCCTTCGGCCTCTACCAGTACCTCGCACCGAGGAAGAGAGAGCTGAGAATATACAACTACAGCGCGTACATCAACCCGGAGGTAATCAAGGAGTTTGAGTCCAGGTTCGACGTGAGAGTGGTTTACGACGAGTACGAGGCGGCGGAAGAAGCTTTCGCGAAGCTCCAGCTGGGGGGCGGAGGCTACGATATCATCGTGCTCACTGACCAGTACGTCGCGCAGGCAGCGGCGAGAGGGCTCATCCGCCCGATCGACCACTCGCTGATCCCCAACCTCAAGTACGTTGATAGCGTGCTCGTCGAGAACAGATTCGACCCAGGTTTAAGGTACTCGGTGCCCTACGGCTGGGGAACCACGGGAATCGGCTACAACGGCAAGCACGTGGCAGAGGGAGAGGTGGAGGGTTACGAGCAGCTCTTCGACACGAGGGTTTTCCTCCCTAAGCACTCCGGGAAGGTATCCATGCTGGAGGAGTTTCTCGAGGTTGTGAATGCTGCAAAGCTCTACTTGGGAATCCCGCTCGACGACTGGAGCGAGGAGAGCGTGCAGAGAGTGATCGAGCTGCTGAGGGAGCAGAAGCCATACCTCGCCGGATACTACGGGGCGAATCTGTACATCCCGGGCTTAGCGCGGGGGACTCTTCACGCCGCACATGCTTGGAGCGGCGACGTGGTGCAGGCTCAGCTTGAGGAGCCGAGCGTAGGCTACGTCCTGCCGAAGGAGGGGGCTTTCATCTGGATAGACTTCATGACAATTCCTAGAGGAGCTAGAGAGGTGGAGCTTGCGCACGCGTGGATAAACTTCGTCCTTGATCCAGAAATCGCCGCGAAAAACACGAGCTACACCTACTACCCCAGCCCGTTGAGGAGAGAAGTTATCGAGGGCTTAGTAGAGGAAAGCATACTGGAGAACCCGGCAGTTTACCCGCCCAGCGGGGTGAAGCTGGTTCACACCTCTCCTCTGACAGAGGAAGCCATCAGAACCGTAGAGAGGATAAGCACTGCTGTGAGAAGGATTTAG